From the genome of Haloarcula taiwanensis:
GCTGCCGGTGACAACCAGAACAAGTGTGCGCTTGTCGCCGAAGAAACGGATGATGGCCCGTTCCGGGGCCTCTGGACGTACAGCCCACGGCTCGTCGACGAAATAATGGCCGCGGTTGTGGCTGTTGATAGGTAGCAGCCGAACCCGCACCAAGTCGGAAACACACAACAGATGTTATGCCGGACACGACAGCGGAATCCGGAGTCTACGGCCGGCACGGTCGATACGGTCGATAGCTGTTCCGAAGGGCCGAGAGCGCTCTCGTACTGTCTCACGAAGCCACGCCGCTACCGCGCTGTCGGCGCGTCTGACCTGCGTGTACGCGTTCTCGACCGGCGTGAGTTCGAGCGCGGCCAGCTGCCCGGCCTCGATGTGCAGTTCGAACAGGAAGCTCCGGTCGTTGCGATAGCCGTCCTTGACCGCGTAGTCGTCGACGAAGTTGCCGGTGTCGTACATGATGGGGCGACCGCGATACACCTCGATCCCCTGAATAACGTGGGCGCTGTGGCCGTGGACCACGTCGGCCCCGTTGTCAATCAGCCAGCGGGCGAACGCCTGCTGTGTTTCGGCTGGCTCTGTCACCCAGTTTGGTCCCCAGTGGGTAGTGGCGACGAGCAGGTCCGGGTCGGCGTCGCGAGCCGCCGCCAGCGCGCTCCCGACGCGGCGGCGAGTCAGCGGGTGGCTCGGGTCAAGCGGTGCGTAGGCCGTGCCGGGGCTGTCCCGTCCGGCGGCGTAGCTGGGCGACTGGTCAGTGACGGCCACGACGGCGACAGAGAGACCGCCGATTTCGACGGTTGCTGGCTCGAATGCCGTCTTTCTACCGGCCCCAGCCCCGGCTGAGGCGATGCCAGCGTCGGCGAGGTGGGTCGGCGTGTCCACGAGCGCTGCCGGGCCGAAATCGAGCAGGTGGTTGTTCGCCAGTCCGACACACGAGACGCCGACGCGGTCTAGCGCGGGTACGGCCCATCCCGGGCTCGCTCGGAAGTGGAACCTACGGCCGGGCCGCGGTTCGCCACGGTCCGAGAGACAGCATTCGAGGTTCGCCACCAGCCCATCGAGCGACTGGAGCCGGTCGAGCATCGACCCCCAGACGGCGGTCGGTCCGTCGGGGGCATCGCGCCAGCGTTCGTCGACGCTCCGGCCCAGCATGACATCGCCGACGAAGCCGATGCGCAGCGACGCGTCGGTCGGGACTGAGGGCGGACACGACACGTCCGCGTCGCCGGCACCCAGACAGCCTGAAACGGCGGTGAGACTCCCGAGTGCGGGACCACCGCTGGCGAGGACGGTCCGGCGAGTCGGTGCCACAGTGAATAGAGCGTCGGCGGGGACCGTCTTGAATCTCGGTGACATAAAAAGCCACCTGGAGTGTGCCGTGTCGGGACACACTCCAGCTGATTACTTTCAGTTACCGACACTCTGTTAACGTATGTCAAGCGATACTGCACGCGACCACGACAAGGACGAGGAGTGTACGACCACGGAGTCGTTTGCCGATCACGGCCTCAAGGACGGCAGCGTCCTCATCAGCCGGACGTACAACCGAATCGCGGCGGACGGCGAACCCACGTTCGAACCGACCCCGGAGTTTTTCGACACGCTGGAGGCGGCGTTCATTTGGGCCTACATCGGTACGATTGACGAACCCGGAGTTCCGCCGCACGTCGACGCGGCCATCGAAGACGCGCGTGAGTTCACGCGTCAAGAGTTCGCGGACGACCCTGATGCGGACCTTAGAACAGACGTGATTCCGACGTTCTACCAGCAGGTCGCCGGCTTCCACTGCGCCTACCGGGATTAACAAAACAATCGCGAACAGACTGCGTAACGGACCGGCCTATTCGAGGTGGTGGTAGTCGAGTTCGTAGCCGACATCGACTGCCTCGCTGACTTCGTCGCTCGGCTCGCCGACGCCGCGAGTCGTCAGTTCGAGCCCGGTGTCGCCGCGGTTCACGAGGATGTTTCTCCGCCAGTCGGGGTCCACGTCGGAGGCGTCGGTGCGGTAGTGTGCGCCGCGTGACTCGTCGCGCTCGCGCGCGCTCAACAGCAACGCCTCAGCGACCGTGAGGCTGAACGAAAGGTCGACAGCGAGTTCGAACGACAGGCTGGTTCGGTCGCCGTCGACGCCGATGTCCCCCGTCCGCTCGCGCAGGTCCCGAAGTTTCTCCAGCCCGGCCGACAGCGAGTCCTCGGTGCGGAGGATGCCGGCATGCTCCCACAGCAAGTCGCCGAGGTCCGCGAGGAGTTGTTCGGGAGTCTCATCGCCGTCCGAGGCTGCCAGTTCCCGCAGCGACCGGAACTCGCGCTCGGCGACGGCACGCTGTCCGTCCGGCAGGGCGTCGTCGCGGTCGTCATCTGTTACCTGCGCCGCGACGTGGTCGCCGACGAGCGCTCCGATGGCGACCGTCTCCGCAAGTGAGTTCCCGCCGAGGCGGTTCGCACCGTGAACGCCTGCGACTGTCTCACCGACAGCGTAGAGTCCACCAACGCCGGTTTCCCCGGTCTCGAAGTCGATATCGACGCCACCCATCGAATAGTGGGCTGTTGGCGCGACTTCCATTGGCTTCTCTGTGATGTCGACGCCGAGGTCCATGAACCGCTCGTACATCCGCGGGAGCCGCGATTTGATGTACTCGTCGTCACGATGGGAGATATCCAGATAGACGCCGCCGTTCTCCGTTCC
Proteins encoded in this window:
- a CDS encoding poly-gamma-glutamate biosynthesis protein — translated: MAPTRRTVLASGGPALGSLTAVSGCLGAGDADVSCPPSVPTDASLRIGFVGDVMLGRSVDERWRDAPDGPTAVWGSMLDRLQSLDGLVANLECCLSDRGEPRPGRRFHFRASPGWAVPALDRVGVSCVGLANNHLLDFGPAALVDTPTHLADAGIASAGAGAGRKTAFEPATVEIGGLSVAVVAVTDQSPSYAAGRDSPGTAYAPLDPSHPLTRRRVGSALAAARDADPDLLVATTHWGPNWVTEPAETQQAFARWLIDNGADVVHGHSAHVIQGIEVYRGRPIMYDTGNFVDDYAVKDGYRNDRSFLFELHIEAGQLAALELTPVENAYTQVRRADSAVAAWLRETVRERSRPFGTAIDRIDRAGRRLRIPLSCPA